A window of the Streptomyces albireticuli genome harbors these coding sequences:
- a CDS encoding dipeptide ABC transporter ATP-binding protein codes for MTAGTASLVSVTDLSIAFPTGEGTVRAVDGLSFTLAPGGALGIVGESGSGKSTAAYALLGLHKGTGAEVSGAVTVAGHDVLAAGDAELRGLRGGAAAMVFQDPLSSLDPYQAIGDQIAEVYRVHRKGASRRAARERATEVLDRVGIPDAARRARSRPHEFSGGMRQRALIAMALACEPRLLVADEPTTALDVTVQAQILDLLRDLRAETGMGLILVTHDLGVAAGTVDELLVMKDGRAVEHAPVRTVLDAPRETYTRDLLAAVPRVNVRRTAGAKRPAAAAQGPGTDVLLEADGLTRTFGSGRKAVTAVEEVSLTVRAGETVGVVGESGSGKTTLGRMLVRLLEPTGGALRYQGRDIGGLKDRELRAFRSELQMVFQDPVSSLNPRRSIGESIADPLRAAGRLGDAEIVARVRELLERVGLDPGAYHRYPHEFSGGQRQRVGIARALAPEPKLIVCDEPVSALDVTTQAQVVRLLGELQRDLGLALVFIAHDLAVVRQVSDRLVVMRGGRIVEEGDADSVYERPRHAYTQGLLAAVPRLEKAEAAA; via the coding sequence ATGACCGCCGGCACCGCGTCCCTGGTCTCCGTGACGGACCTGTCCATCGCCTTCCCCACCGGGGAGGGCACCGTCCGGGCCGTCGACGGACTCTCCTTCACCCTCGCCCCCGGCGGCGCCCTCGGTATCGTCGGCGAGTCCGGCTCCGGCAAGAGCACCGCCGCGTACGCCCTGCTCGGCCTGCACAAGGGCACCGGCGCCGAGGTCTCCGGAGCGGTGACCGTCGCCGGGCACGACGTGCTCGCCGCCGGGGACGCCGAACTGCGCGGGCTGCGCGGCGGGGCGGCGGCCATGGTCTTCCAGGACCCGCTCTCCTCGCTCGACCCCTACCAGGCCATCGGCGACCAGATCGCCGAGGTCTACCGCGTGCACCGTAAGGGCGCCTCCCGGCGCGCCGCCCGGGAGCGGGCCACCGAGGTCCTCGACCGGGTCGGCATCCCGGACGCGGCCCGCCGCGCCCGGTCCCGGCCGCACGAGTTCAGCGGCGGCATGCGCCAGCGGGCCCTGATCGCCATGGCGCTCGCCTGCGAGCCCCGGCTGCTCGTCGCCGACGAACCCACCACGGCCCTCGACGTCACCGTCCAGGCCCAGATCCTCGACCTGCTGCGCGACCTGCGCGCGGAGACGGGCATGGGCCTGATCCTCGTCACCCACGACCTCGGGGTGGCGGCCGGCACCGTCGACGAGCTGCTGGTGATGAAGGACGGCCGCGCGGTGGAGCACGCACCGGTGCGCACCGTGCTCGACGCGCCGCGCGAGACCTACACGCGCGACCTGCTGGCGGCCGTGCCCCGCGTAAACGTCCGCCGCACGGCCGGGGCGAAGCGGCCGGCCGCGGCCGCCCAGGGGCCCGGTACGGACGTGCTGCTGGAGGCGGACGGCCTCACCCGGACGTTCGGGAGCGGCCGTAAGGCCGTCACCGCCGTCGAGGAGGTCTCGCTGACCGTCCGCGCCGGCGAGACCGTCGGCGTGGTCGGCGAGTCCGGCAGCGGCAAGACGACGCTCGGGCGGATGCTCGTACGGCTCCTGGAGCCGACCGGCGGCGCGCTCCGTTACCAGGGGCGCGACATCGGCGGCCTGAAGGACCGCGAGCTGCGGGCGTTCCGCAGCGAGCTCCAGATGGTCTTCCAGGACCCGGTCTCCTCCCTCAACCCCCGGCGCAGCATCGGCGAGTCCATCGCCGACCCGCTGCGCGCCGCCGGGCGGCTCGGCGACGCGGAGATCGTCGCCCGGGTGCGGGAACTGCTGGAGCGGGTGGGGCTCGACCCCGGCGCGTACCACCGCTACCCCCATGAGTTCAGCGGTGGCCAGCGGCAGCGGGTCGGCATCGCGCGGGCGCTCGCGCCCGAGCCCAAGCTCATCGTCTGCGACGAGCCGGTCTCCGCCCTGGACGTCACCACGCAGGCGCAGGTGGTGCGACTCCTCGGCGAGCTCCAGCGCGACCTCGGGCTCGCGCTGGTCTTCATCGCCCACGACCTCGCCGTCGTACGGCAGGTCAGCGACCGGCTCGTCGTGATGCGGGGCGGCCGGATCGTGGAGGAGGGCGACGCCGACTCCGTCTACGAGCGCCCCCGCCACGCCTACACCCAGGGCCTGCTGGCGGCCGTCCCGCGGCTCGAAAAGGCGGAAGCCGCCGCATAG
- a CDS encoding ABC transporter permease produces the protein MTLYFLRRALGAVAVVLVLSAVVYVTFYVAPGDPARLACGPRCNPEQIRQVREQLSLDDPLLTQYWHFIQGVFVGQDYSTGTAVLHCDAPCFGLSYQNNQQVTDMLVERLPATASLAVGAMVVWLTVGIGTGLMSALRRGGITERVLTWLTLAGTATPVFISGLLLLMLFCAYLEWLPFPTYVPLTEDPEQWAWNMLLPWVALGLLESAKYARLTRSSTLETLAEDHIRTFRAYGVSERSLVVRHALRGALAPVIALTAADFGSIFGGAVLTEKMFGLPGIGQLLVDSTRKIDLPVVVAVVVITGTAVVIANIVADVLYAVADRRVALR, from the coding sequence GTGACCCTCTACTTCCTGCGCCGCGCGCTGGGCGCGGTCGCCGTCGTCCTCGTGCTCTCGGCCGTCGTCTACGTGACGTTCTACGTCGCGCCCGGCGACCCCGCGCGCCTGGCGTGCGGCCCGCGCTGCAACCCCGAGCAGATCCGGCAGGTCCGCGAGCAGCTCTCGCTCGACGACCCCCTCCTGACGCAGTACTGGCACTTCATCCAGGGCGTGTTCGTCGGCCAGGACTACTCCACCGGCACCGCCGTGCTGCACTGCGACGCGCCCTGCTTCGGGCTCTCGTACCAGAACAACCAGCAGGTCACCGACATGCTCGTCGAGCGGCTGCCCGCCACGGCCTCGCTGGCCGTCGGCGCCATGGTCGTCTGGCTCACGGTCGGCATCGGCACCGGTCTGATGTCCGCGCTGCGGCGCGGTGGCATCACCGAACGCGTCCTCACCTGGCTCACGCTCGCCGGCACCGCCACCCCGGTCTTCATCAGCGGGCTGCTGTTGCTGATGCTCTTCTGCGCGTACCTGGAATGGCTGCCGTTCCCGACCTACGTGCCGCTGACCGAGGACCCCGAGCAGTGGGCCTGGAACATGCTGCTGCCCTGGGTGGCGCTCGGCCTGCTCGAATCCGCCAAGTACGCCCGCCTCACCCGCAGCTCCACGCTGGAGACGCTGGCCGAGGACCACATCCGCACCTTCCGCGCCTACGGTGTGTCCGAGCGGTCGCTGGTCGTCCGGCACGCCCTGCGGGGCGCGCTGGCCCCGGTCATCGCCCTGACCGCCGCCGACTTCGGATCGATCTTCGGCGGCGCGGTGCTGACCGAGAAGATGTTCGGCCTGCCCGGCATCGGCCAGCTGCTGGTGGACTCCACGCGGAAGATCGACCTCCCGGTCGTCGTGGCCGTCGTGGTGATCACCGGTACCGCCGTCGTGATCGCCAACATCGTGGCGGACGTGCTCTACGCCGTCGCCGACCGAAGGGTGGCCCTGCGATGA
- a CDS encoding ABC transporter permease — MTDLLTTPEPEAGLAPASGARQVWRRLRARKSALAAAAVLGLLVLLALFAPLLAALEGQDPNTYHDALVDSARGGVPLGDFGGISAEHWLGVEPGTGRDMFVRLLYGARVSLLVALGATVVQVLIGLAVGLAAALGNRFADSVFSHLTDVMVAMPLLVFAIALMAVVPADFPRPLLLVFSIGLLAWGPMARLVRGQTLSLKKLDYVSAARLTGGSSWRVARRELLPALAAPVITYAAILLPSNIVVEASLSFLGVGVKPPTPSWGQMLSTATTWFRADPTYVLLPALLLFVTTLAFTVLADGVRVALDPREASRLRVGRGGRTSRKSRPGGTA, encoded by the coding sequence GTGACGGACCTCCTCACCACCCCGGAACCGGAGGCGGGGCTCGCCCCCGCCTCCGGGGCCCGGCAGGTCTGGCGGCGGCTGAGGGCGCGCAAGTCCGCGCTCGCGGCCGCCGCCGTGCTGGGTCTGCTCGTCCTCCTCGCCCTCTTCGCGCCCCTGCTGGCCGCGCTGGAGGGACAGGACCCGAACACCTACCACGACGCCCTCGTCGACTCCGCGCGCGGCGGCGTGCCGCTCGGTGACTTCGGCGGCATCAGCGCCGAGCACTGGCTCGGCGTCGAACCGGGCACCGGCCGCGACATGTTCGTCCGGCTGCTCTACGGCGCCCGGGTCTCCCTCCTCGTCGCCCTCGGCGCGACCGTCGTCCAGGTGCTCATCGGCCTCGCCGTGGGCCTGGCCGCGGCCCTCGGCAACCGGTTCGCCGACAGCGTGTTCAGCCACCTCACCGACGTGATGGTCGCGATGCCGCTGCTCGTCTTCGCCATCGCCCTGATGGCCGTCGTGCCCGCGGACTTCCCGCGCCCGCTGCTGCTCGTCTTCTCCATCGGCCTGCTCGCCTGGGGCCCCATGGCGCGGCTCGTGCGCGGCCAGACGCTGAGCCTGAAGAAGCTCGACTACGTCTCGGCCGCCCGGCTGACCGGCGGTTCCTCCTGGCGGGTCGCCCGGCGCGAGCTGCTGCCCGCGCTGGCCGCGCCCGTGATCACCTATGCGGCGATCCTGCTGCCGAGCAACATCGTCGTCGAGGCGAGCCTGTCCTTCCTCGGCGTGGGCGTGAAGCCGCCGACGCCCTCCTGGGGGCAGATGCTCTCGACGGCCACCACGTGGTTCCGCGCGGACCCCACGTACGTCCTGCTGCCGGCCCTCCTGCTGTTCGTCACCACGCTCGCGTTCACCGTGCTCGCCGACGGGGTGCGCGTCGCGCTCGACCCGCGTGAGGCGTCCCGGCTGCGCGTCGGCCGGGGCGGCCGCACGTCCCGCAAGTCCCGTCCGGGAGGCACGGCGTGA
- a CDS encoding ABC transporter substrate-binding protein: MRQLPAISRRVAAAAVSVVLLGGAAACGPEKSGGDAKGGADGAAEKGGTLTVLNRQPQKQFDPARLYTSGGGNIPSLVYRTLTTRNRESGAEGTKVVPDLATDIGKASDDAKTWTYKLKDGLKYEDGSPITTADIKYGIERSFAAELSGGAPYLRDWLVGGDTYQGPYKEKKGLDSIETPDEKTIVFHLRKSEGDFPYLATSTQFAPVPKAKDTGAKYAEHPVSSGPYKVVKNANDGEHMVLERNENWSEATDKERHAYPDRIEVKSGLSSAVINQRLSSGQGADAAAVTTDTNLGPAELAQVTGDKKLADRVGTGHFGYTNYLAFNPTVKPFDDPKVRQAISYAVNRTSVVNAAGGSSLAEPATTFLPNQKSFGFTPYDHFAAGDKGDAAKAKELLKEAGQENLEITLTHSTAQDFETSPEIATAVQAALKEAGIKVKLEGLEINDYDEKTHSLDKQPGLFLAHWGADWPSGGPFLAPIFDGRQIVKEGAGNYNASRLDDSKINDEIDEINKITDHDAAAKRWGALDRRIGEQALTVPLFHPVYKRLYGKDVKNVVISDWTGVLDVSQVAVK; the protein is encoded by the coding sequence ATGCGTCAACTTCCCGCCATATCCCGCCGCGTGGCCGCGGCCGCAGTCAGTGTGGTCCTGCTCGGAGGCGCGGCGGCGTGCGGCCCGGAGAAGAGCGGCGGTGACGCCAAGGGCGGCGCCGACGGTGCCGCGGAGAAGGGCGGCACCCTGACCGTCCTCAACAGACAGCCGCAGAAGCAGTTCGACCCCGCGCGCCTCTACACCTCCGGCGGCGGCAACATCCCCTCGCTCGTCTACCGCACGCTCACCACCCGTAACCGGGAGAGCGGCGCCGAGGGCACCAAGGTCGTGCCCGACCTGGCCACCGACATCGGCAAGGCCAGCGACGACGCCAAGACGTGGACGTACAAGCTGAAGGACGGGCTGAAGTACGAGGACGGCTCGCCCATCACCACCGCCGACATCAAGTACGGCATCGAGCGCTCCTTCGCCGCCGAGCTCTCCGGCGGCGCCCCGTACCTGCGCGACTGGCTGGTCGGCGGCGACACGTACCAGGGGCCGTACAAGGAGAAGAAGGGCCTCGACTCGATCGAGACGCCCGACGAGAAGACCATCGTCTTCCATCTGCGCAAGTCCGAGGGTGACTTCCCCTACCTCGCGACCTCCACCCAGTTCGCCCCCGTGCCCAAGGCCAAGGACACCGGCGCCAAGTACGCCGAGCACCCGGTCTCCTCCGGCCCGTACAAGGTCGTCAAGAACGCCAACGACGGCGAGCACATGGTGCTGGAGCGCAACGAGAACTGGTCGGAGGCGACCGACAAGGAGCGGCACGCCTACCCCGACCGGATCGAGGTGAAGTCCGGCCTCTCCTCCGCCGTCATCAACCAGCGGCTCTCCTCCGGCCAGGGCGCGGACGCCGCCGCCGTCACCACCGACACCAACCTCGGCCCCGCCGAGCTGGCCCAGGTCACCGGCGACAAGAAGCTCGCGGACCGGGTCGGCACCGGCCACTTCGGCTACACCAACTACCTCGCCTTCAACCCCACGGTGAAGCCCTTCGACGACCCGAAGGTGCGCCAGGCGATCTCCTACGCCGTCAACCGCACCAGCGTGGTGAACGCCGCGGGCGGCTCCTCGCTGGCCGAGCCGGCCACGACCTTCCTGCCCAACCAGAAGTCCTTCGGCTTCACGCCCTACGACCACTTCGCGGCGGGCGACAAGGGCGACGCGGCCAAGGCCAAGGAGCTGCTGAAGGAAGCCGGCCAGGAGAACCTGGAGATCACCCTCACCCACTCCACCGCCCAGGACTTCGAGACCAGCCCCGAGATCGCGACGGCTGTCCAGGCCGCGCTCAAGGAGGCCGGGATCAAGGTCAAGCTGGAGGGCCTGGAGATCAACGACTACGACGAGAAGACCCACAGCCTCGACAAGCAGCCGGGCCTCTTCCTCGCCCACTGGGGTGCCGACTGGCCCTCCGGCGGCCCCTTCCTCGCCCCGATCTTCGACGGCCGGCAGATCGTCAAGGAGGGCGCGGGCAACTACAACGCCTCCCGCCTCGACGACTCCAAGATCAACGACGAGATCGACGAGATCAACAAGATCACCGACCATGACGCCGCCGCCAAGCGCTGGGGCGCGCTCGACCGCAGGATCGGCGAGCAGGCGCTGACCGTGCCGCTGTTCCACCCGGTCTACAAGCGCCTCTACGGCAAGGACGTCAAGAACGTCGTCATCAGCGACTGGACCGGTGTCCTCGACGTCTCGCAGGTCGCGGTCAAGTGA
- a CDS encoding Ms4533A family Cys-rich leader peptide: MSHHHAPEIAGFELALIGVAAHAVADILCR; encoded by the coding sequence ATGTCGCACCACCACGCCCCCGAGATCGCCGGCTTCGAGCTGGCGCTGATCGGCGTGGCCGCGCACGCAGTCGCCGACATCCTCTGTCGCTGA